The Dioscorea cayenensis subsp. rotundata cultivar TDr96_F1 unplaced genomic scaffold, TDr96_F1_v2_PseudoChromosome.rev07_lg8_w22 25.fasta BLBR01001462.1, whole genome shotgun sequence region ctaagaaatcagggtttagtataattctggaaacccctcgattcaaataaaattacatttttaagCAACCTTTGTCTTGCACTTTATAACCCAAaggggatgctatgcccggacatcattttttcccttgatttctctTCGGTTTTATCTCTATATTTCTTgtctttattcttttttgttcacacacacaacacTCGATCACTTAGGCTATTCTTGGGAATTATggctattactagtattcactttcctTCTTGTGGactgacacttgactttactCACACTATTATTAGGCaatcggcacatacacttgcatccctatcaatcACTGTCATCatcaagaagaatgaagaataaCTAGAGTGAGTATAGGATTGCTTAGTGCTTAAGACAttggtaaagaaaaagaagagaaataagAGTTAGCATAGAATACCTTGGTaactaaaataaagaaatatgagGCAATGGTTCTAATCTCAATAACCTCTTTTGTAGTAATGAAGAAATATAAGATAGTGGCTCTAACTTTACCAAACTCCTAAGTAGAGCAAAGAAATATGAGGTAGTCGCACTTATTTtcgtgacacaccccttgcgtatgtgtaccgcaagtgcacgggtttttgaagtaataaagtaccccgatgagtgggtagtcgtatccacagggaatagtgtttGGAAACACAAGtttcttaaagctctagggaatccaagtaaTGAAACACTATTttcctagtatagatctaaccctttggtccaagcgaaagacccctaatcacgattaagccccagaactaaggattacttcaacacttcactctgttgcttacgcaactaagccccagtagagttttcctcttagcacttcactctatcatgaatgcaaagaactcttggaacacgaaggtaggataaatcacatcagaaaggaaaagggacgttccgctacctctcaactcaccctctcgatcctcttcaacctttctttgtctaaccctaatgaagtgtcactcattcacaaaaattaccaagatatattctcaaccctaatatcactctaagggaaaatcaattcaacaagcattcaaggttgaaactcaatgaaaacatcaattaaaaaacataataagagtcaataaaacaaaatcatcctaggttttacaagtccaagcacccactaaggatttagctcttcatggagcaatacacaatcaacaatgaaattgaaaagtaAATGCATGCAATTCATAGAtaaaacctccttgtattctcgtatcgatggtctttcggaaccgcctcatcttctccaaaggttcccttgtcaaacctaaggcacacctcgccgaatcgatgcagATGAAAACttccccaatagttctcctccaaaggaccTTGATGTTGAATGCCATAGAACCCCTCCTCTAACCAAGCAaatgcctctccaaatcctagtcgtgagtgcctccaaagatgggcaaaaagatgggaaaaagatccccaaatagaACTCTTAAAGCGATATTTATAGgggtggaatcgggcatccacatgggtgtgtggaaatttccacacggccgtgtggatttccaggtctTCATTTCCTGAGCGTTGTGAAGAGTAACtgttacagtgattttgctgTAGTGTTTTGCTAttgtaaactgctatagtacttcgcgagaatgctcccgaatccattcttttcatcgaggccacatgaatgggcattcatccatgcggtagatctcgtcgcgtcttcaatgaaaccacatcggtgaagctcttgacaatgttgcacaagtcaaaacatatgagtgtgattgcttttgtgcccctccattttgtgtatttacttgagcacaatggaagtTGGTAGAcacccacatatctttgagcataatttgtgtcttcatatttgctcaatctaagaacttcatcaacattTACGTCCATAATCTACTTTTGCAtcctttcttccaaatttgtctctacaaccctaaatgcacaaaagaacacaaatacacacaattaagtaataaaatctgataaaaatgatgctcaatgtaagcaaagaatactttgtattacttatatacAAGCACTTTTCTAACCCGATGTTGTGTagtatgtgtaaactcactcaaatcaacccaacatgtactcctcaaagctcttaTTAAAAAGggaattatttatatacaaagaAAAAGGTAGTAGCCtaacacatcctctaaggtagccctttcctaggcgGCCGCCAAGGTGGATTTTCaaacttttgaggtggtagctctttctacataggtggtagcttcacatgagatagccctttctctcattagggcaaaactagtatccgacttatgagagtatcttcacacttcataggtggtagctctttccatccccaaaaaaaacaaacacattttttttaaataaattagaacaagaaacatgctaaaatagtcccttaaacgtcaaacttgagtttccataaggtttaatgaatgagtagtgcaacaagtgtcaatcgggcgaaaattcctaaaaattcaagtaaaactagagcatgatatattcaatgtttaaaattctcctaaacttaagaataaaACCATTACagctaaggtgaaccgccattggctacatgagcatgaacaatgaatgcACAAGTATAGAACgcatgtaatgtgaactccccccatacttaagatgtacattactctcaatgtacacatgcaagcaaaagaaagaaatataacaatcaaaacatatgtGTGGAGATGgataatttaaacaatactcccctgaactcctaatggggcatttgatggagctaattccaTTGAGAGTTGAATTCCAACGGGTTGTAGAGCACACACTACCATGTGAAATGCCACATGACcgtgccaatgactattcctcaaattccaagACTCATAAGAcaatctgcacgtatacacaaggggcttcagtgaagctcaacaaaaacaaaataaactcgagtctataaagatatggaaatgaaatacaactcaaaacaactaaaaataaaatgataaactcagaaaaaaaatcctttctgagtgatacatgtctaaacatagaaagaaaacaatgaaacataaaaacataacaacaaatgaaagtaaagacgcatcaagcgtcgatGTCCTGCTCTGGCACTGCTGCTGGTACTGCTGCCTGCTAGAGATGATATTGGTGCTACTGGAGATGATACTGGTGCTGCTGAAGGTGGTCATGGTGGTGCTGGTGATGCtggagatggtgatggtggtgcttgGAGTCTCATGACAAATGGTTTGGCCACGTCTCGCTCCAGTAGATGTTGTACGTTGTtaagacgtgccatcacctcgaAATGGTGCGCGGCATGTGTAGCGTGAACCTCAGCCAAATCTACCTGTAACACTCCCATAgcattctcaagcctctcaaggtgatcatgggctcgagatggagacAAGATGTgcactggaggtggctcctgtgcttgGAGGTACCTTTGTCTCCATGTGCTATGGATGTGGCTCGGGAACAAGCTGAGACCCCTCAGCTGCGTTACTCTCGCCCTCGGCCGTCTTTGGTGGGGGAATGATCATCATGTAGACGCCGTCTCTGTACCTGCGGATCATCCCCATCagtctcatcgtctctaggccgGAGAAAGATGGTACAATCAGTTTTCTCAGCCCCTCTGATTACCTCTATCAGACCCATCCCCATAATGAGTCGAGTAATATATGGCCCTGAGAAGATCACCCctgtttatatataaagaatataatatgtcctaatagaacccCATGTCCTAATGGAACCCAAATCTCAATTTAATTTAGATTCTAATATATTATAATCATAGATATATTCAGAATTAGAATTTAattgtcctaatcttaatcttaattgattatttggttgtcttagACTAGAATAACAATCCGGAGACGAACAAAAAATATgctaattacaaaattgcccctaagaacatatctcgaggcaaataaAAAGAATGGAAATTACAAAATTGGCCCCTAAGAATCTATCTCGAGGCATAagtgcaaattacaagattgcccttgagaacacattTCTCGAGGCGATCTCAAATCTTAGAATAGCCCAAATACGCATCCGAAGGCAATCTTAAATTTCATATAGCCTGAgaacaaatctcgaggcaaccTAGAGAAAATGCAAATCCCTAAGcacccaaacacatatccctatgcaaaattgggataatttaaaaaaaaattaattcataattaatttggATAAATtgagataattcaaaaaaaaattaaaaaaatatatataatttcaaaatttgaaattaattcgATCTTATCCTATTTAGTTGTTGTGATTTTATGGGTTTGATCGTTGTAATTCTACGGGGGTTTGATTTTTGGAGGATAAGCATGGAATCAATCTTATAAAGAGGGAGGAGaattagaaaaaaagagaaaaaattgagaaacatgcatatatgcatggcaaaaaaacataaaaataataaaaaataaaaaataaaaaaataaaaaaaataataaaaataaaaataaaaatgagaagtatgaaaaaaatgcatgcacgccataatttaaaaaaactaataataataaaataataaagaaaaatgagaagcatatgGCCCACCATGCATGCACACGTGtgtggcatatatatatatatagagagagagagagagagaaggagcaTGTCATGGTTTTCAGACTCGGACCGAGCATCGACTCGGAAAAGGCTAGTGGTCAGGGGTTCAATCGGGgacaacaatttttattaaaaataatttaaattttagttatacatgattaaaaaatcaaatattgaagattaaaaaataaaaaaaaatagaaacatgaCTTTAAAAACTTTAAGCAAGTAtcctacataaataaatattgaagtacaccacattcaaaatgtgaaatacacttatacaccaaataacataaaataaactagtacaaaatcaattgaaaaacataaaaatattcaactaagaaatcaataaaaaagaagcataaaaatattcaatcttCATAAATTCATATACATCAAATGCCATAAACATAAACTTGTTCAAATCtccataaattaaaacataaacatgaaataaacaactaaatagTCCATAATTGAGAAACATAAAATTGTTCaatctttataaattaaaacataaacatgAAAGTTGAAACATAACACAAAAATATGCTCAAACTTATAGACTTGGATCCATGCCACGATTGTCATTGTTAGGAGCCCCTCCTAACGGCCAATCTTGTGAATCATTGCTTGCATTACCGACTTCAACAAATGACTCTAAATTCACTTCTTGATCAACAATGTCATctagataaagaaataaaaatacaagtatcaatgttatgaaaaattttgttgCTTGGCAAACTCATAACTTGTATTTTATATACTAGAAACTTATCACTAACCTTGAATATAATCATAATCAAGTATAGGAATAGAATCATTCACATATATTGCTTCTTCTGTAATTTCATCATAATCAAGTTTGGGAGGAGATGATTCCTCTTTTTCCATCACCCAAAAATCCACCTCATCAATGTGCTCATAATCAATTGGATCATAACACCTTTTCTTATGATGATGCCTAGacaaaaattaagtaaaaaaattacatattaataattacttaaattgaataataattCTTAATTAATATACAAAGTTAAATACCTATTCTTCAAACGCAAATTATATGATGCAAAAACAATGTCATTGAGTCATTGATGCTCTAATcgatttcttttctttgtgtgAATGCGCTCAAAGACACTCCAATTGCGTTCACATCCAGAAGAGGAAGTGGTTTGGCTTAAAAGCCGGATAGCTAATTGTTGCAAAATTGGAGCACCATAACCAAATAGCTTCCACCATTCATgtttaaatcaaataacataatgtaaacattttttaaacatttaattaaagcaattcaagtaagaaaaatgatgagatatttaataattaacacTTACATGGTCTCTTTGCTTTGTAAGTGTCAATCGCGAACCGGTGGCCGAAACTTTCTTTTCGTTCACGATACATAGAGATCTCATCCATTACTTTGCCACTATCACTAGGCTCTTTACACATGCTTGTCTTTTCAATCACATTCAAGAGACCATGGACAATTTCTGGAGTATCAATAAATGGTTCATCGCCATAcctagcaaaaaaaaaatagttagtaTGTTACAAAATGCTTATCATTTCTATCTCATCCATTACTTTGTCACCATACCTGAAATCTGGATTCAAAAAGTAAGCTGTAGCATAAATATCATGACTAAAATGCTTTTCCTATCTACTAtcaatgatattaatatatggTGTGTAAAACTTCTTCTTGTTTCCCAAAGTAGCCATGATTCCTTTACGAATTCTAGTCATGCCTTCATAAACATAACCAAGTGAAGGAGTTTCGTCGCCATCCACAATACACAAAAGCTTGATTATAGGTGTTGCAATCTTCACCATAAGCAAACAATCATCCCGAAAtttattatctaaaataatatcattGACAGCTTTTCTAGTGGCACTTTTAGACAATTTGTTATCTCTGTAATGCTTACTTATCACCAAAGCTTGCAATTCATGCTTATGATCATGAATGCTCTTTAAAGTAATAACGACGGTGGCAAAGCGAGTTACCCTTGGCCGCACAATTTCTTTCCAACCATCTATTTTTCTCAACCAAGATAGCAAGAAAATATggttataaacaaaaatagtcACTTTTGAAGCACGGTTTGCAAGCTCTACCACATGAGGCATTTTGCCAATATCTTTCAACAACAAATTTAGGCAATGGGCTGCACAAGGAGACCAATAGATGTGTTCATATCTCTCTTGCAATAATTTTCCAGCTTTCATATAGTTACTTGCATTATCAGTAACTAAATGTACCACATTAGAAGGCCCAATCCATTCAACTATTTCTGCAAACAAATTACACAAGTTTGTGGCATCCTTGACAATATCTGATGCATCAATGGACTTGATAAACGTTATTTTAGCAGGGCAATTcactaaaaaattaattaaagtccTCTGTTTTTAATCAGTCCAACCATCACCCATAATTGTGCATCCAGAGTTAACCCAATTGCTTCTATAACCATCAATAAGAAGTTGAcattctttcttgcaatttgcCAACAAATGAATTCTCATATCATTGTAGGATGGGCCCTTATATCCTCTACCAATCATAGAAATAGCATCCAAAGCCGACTGAAAATAAGGAGACTGCAACGCATTAAAAGGAATGCATGCATCTAAAAACCATCAAGCTATTGCCATATGTGCCTTTTGAATTGCTTGTTTGCCACATAGTACACTTTTGATACTGGGTTGTGACCCTGAACTAGTTTTTGGAATCACATCATCTTTAATTGGATCTCTTGCCTTTCTTTTCCCTAGTAGTTTCTCAAAGGCTGAATTTTCTCTTGTTGCTTTGGCGGAGGATTTAAATCTTGTAActcttcatcatcatccccTTCAACAACTTTATATGCATCTTCACATTCTTTCTACTTTTGTTTTAAAGAATTATG contains the following coding sequences:
- the LOC120256474 gene encoding uncharacterized protein LOC120256474, with the translated sequence MESNTQSSSGGGINRMKYHLAGIRGNIAACKKSPYFQSALDAISMIGRGYKGPSYNDMRIHLLANCKKECQLLIDGYRSNWVNSGCTIMGDDIVKDATNLCNLFAEIVEWIGPSNVVHLVTDNASNYMKAGKLLQERYEHIYWSPCAAHCLNLLLKDIGKMPHVVELANRASKVTIFVYNHIFLLSWLRKIDGWKEIVRPRVTRFATVVITLKSIHDHKHELQALVISKHYRDNKLSKSATRKAVNDIILDNKFRDDCLLMVKIATPIIKLLCIVDGDETPSLGYVYEGMTRIRKGIMATLGNKKKFYTPYINIIDNFRYGDEPFIDTPEIVHGLLNVIEKTSMCKEPSDSGKVMDEISMYRERKESFGHRHHHKKRCYDPIDYEHIDEVDFWVMEKEESSPPKLDYDEITEEAIYVNDSIPILDYDYIQDDIVDQEVNLESFVEVGNASNDSQDWPLGGAPNNDNRGMDPSL